A stretch of the Chloroflexota bacterium genome encodes the following:
- the cobC gene encoding alpha-ribazole phosphatase — MEVSNLARFILVRHGKTEWNETGRYQGCSDTCLSATGLKEAEAVRQRLAAEKIDAMYCSDLERAAQTARIIASGRDAKLVIRKELREIDFGEFEGLTFDEVGQRYPDNDWWTARDAAQRLPQGESVGQLAARVDQFIASCLGKHKERETILVVAHGGSLRTLVCRLLGLGLEHWWQIGIDSASVSMVETYPRGMMLSVLNDTCHLKHLRKDSPW; from the coding sequence ATGGAGGTATCTAATTTGGCACGATTTATTCTGGTGAGGCATGGCAAAACAGAATGGAATGAGACTGGTCGCTACCAGGGATGTAGCGATACCTGTTTGAGCGCTACCGGGCTGAAAGAAGCTGAGGCAGTGAGGCAGCGCCTAGCTGCTGAGAAGATCGACGCTATGTATTGCAGCGATCTAGAACGGGCCGCACAAACAGCTCGGATTATTGCTTCCGGGCGCGACGCAAAATTGGTGATCCGTAAGGAGTTGCGGGAAATAGACTTTGGTGAGTTTGAGGGGCTGACCTTTGATGAAGTGGGCCAGCGCTACCCGGACAACGATTGGTGGACAGCCCGGGACGCTGCCCAGAGGCTTCCCCAGGGTGAGAGCGTCGGCCAGCTTGCGGCGCGGGTAGACCAGTTCATTGCTAGCTGTTTAGGAAAGCATAAGGAGAGAGAAACGATACTGGTGGTGGCTCACGGCGGCTCACTGCGAACACTGGTATGCCGCTTACTGGGTCTGGGCCTGGAGCACTGGTGGCAGATTGGTATAGACAGCGCCTCTGTGAGCATGGTGGAGACCTACCCCAGGGGTATGATGCTTTCTGTCCTCAATGACACTTGCCACCTGAAACATTTAAGAAAGGATAGTCCATGGTGA
- the hpt gene encoding hypoxanthine phosphoribosyltransferase produces the protein MSQLRLLVSPQEIRDTVERLAAEIQRDYQGKTPVLLGALKGCFVFMADLVRHLDIPLEVEFVMLSSYGRGRKESSGEVRLVKGLCAPIRDRDILIVEDIVDTGITLSFLLNYLRRKRPASVKVCALFDKATCRKVSVPIDYLGFKIPDEFVVGYGLDYDEKYRHLSGLYSLRESESSSHPGSA, from the coding sequence ATGTCTCAACTCCGGCTTCTCGTCAGTCCACAGGAGATAAGGGACACTGTGGAGAGGTTGGCGGCCGAAATTCAGAGAGATTATCAAGGTAAGACGCCTGTTCTCCTGGGAGCGCTGAAGGGTTGCTTCGTTTTCATGGCTGACCTGGTACGGCATCTGGATATACCTTTAGAGGTGGAGTTCGTCATGCTTTCGAGTTATGGTAGGGGAAGAAAGGAAAGCTCAGGCGAAGTCAGGTTGGTGAAAGGTCTGTGCGCCCCCATAAGAGATCGGGATATCCTGATTGTTGAAGATATTGTGGACACGGGGATAACCTTGAGTTTCCTCCTCAACTACCTACGGCGCAAGAGACCAGCCAGCGTCAAGGTGTGCGCCCTTTTTGATAAAGCCACATGCCGTAAAGTGAGCGTGCCTATCGACTACCTGGGCTTCAAGATCCCCGATGAGTTCGTCGTTGGCTACGGCCTGGACTACGACGAGAAATATCGCCACCTCTCTGGGCTTTATTCCCTGAGGGAAAGTGAATCCAGTTCTCACCCTGGTTCCGCATAA
- a CDS encoding diphthine--ammonia ligase yields the protein MVMRVVASWSGGKDSCLACYKAVTQGYEVTHLVNFISRQFRRVSFHGTRARIIWCQAQAIGIPLAQYTVAEEMNLYEQRFKQAVSALKRKGIVGMVFGDIYLREHRDWIERVCGELEITPVMPLWDVPPERVLGEFIDLGFQALVASANASIFTEDWLGRSIDHSFLSELKVLCQQQDVDVCGEHGEYHTVAVDGPLFQKRMQLVPGDRVLRDGYWFLDFTRCQLKAK from the coding sequence ATGGTGATGCGTGTAGTAGCTTCTTGGAGTGGAGGCAAAGATAGCTGTCTGGCCTGCTATAAGGCGGTGACGCAGGGTTACGAAGTAACGCACTTGGTGAACTTCATATCGCGCCAGTTCAGGAGGGTGTCCTTTCACGGGACCAGGGCTCGTATAATCTGGTGTCAGGCGCAGGCCATAGGGATTCCGCTGGCGCAATACACTGTGGCAGAGGAGATGAACCTCTATGAGCAGCGGTTCAAGCAGGCCGTGTCCGCTTTGAAGCGGAAGGGTATTGTTGGCATGGTCTTTGGCGATATCTATCTCCGGGAGCACAGAGACTGGATAGAAAGGGTCTGCGGCGAACTGGAGATTACCCCTGTGATGCCTCTCTGGGATGTGCCGCCGGAACGTGTCCTCGGTGAATTCATTGACTTGGGCTTTCAGGCATTGGTGGCGTCTGCTAACGCCAGCATCTTCACTGAGGACTGGTTGGGACGGAGCATCGATCATAGCTTCCTATCAGAGCTTAAAGTGTTATGTCAACAACAAGATGTGGATGTCTGTGGCGAGCATGGGGAGTACCACACGGTGGCAGTGGACGGGCCGCTATTTCAAAAACGAATGCAACTGGTGCCAGGGGACAGAGTTTTGAGGGACGGGTACTGGTTTTTGGATTTCACCAGATGCCAGCTCAAAGCAAAGTAA
- the cobS gene encoding adenosylcobinamide-GDP ribazoletransferase → MMRRGSPRRASARIKSIRKTLGFFISLRFLTIIPWPWRREAGPEEVGRSIVYFPLVGLFLGLVLVGCDELFGLRLSTSLTSILLIVVMIILTGALHLDGFIDTCDGAFVRSSPAERLKIMADSHVGSFGVVAACCLILVKYVALSDVPEDMRVSALVIMPALSRWSMVYAIFAFPYARPVGTGQAFKEQTNWQGTAIATLIAALISAVLAGWSGLAVMGALWLVIFGVAVFLKRRLGGLTGDSYGALNELSEVLVLILLPLLADVLSTNFIGPWKLFDFAK, encoded by the coding sequence TTGATGAGGCGGGGGTCTCCAAGAAGGGCTAGTGCCAGGATTAAGTCAATAAGGAAGACTTTGGGATTTTTCATCAGCTTGAGATTCCTGACTATCATTCCCTGGCCCTGGCGTCGGGAAGCCGGTCCAGAAGAGGTAGGAAGGTCAATCGTCTACTTCCCTCTGGTAGGGCTATTTCTGGGACTTGTCCTGGTGGGCTGTGACGAGCTGTTTGGGCTCCGCCTATCCACATCTCTGACAAGTATCTTACTAATCGTGGTTATGATCATCCTCACGGGGGCGCTGCACCTCGACGGTTTTATTGATACCTGCGATGGCGCCTTTGTGCGGAGCTCCCCCGCGGAAAGGCTGAAGATCATGGCTGATAGCCATGTCGGCAGTTTCGGGGTGGTGGCGGCTTGCTGTTTGATCCTGGTAAAATATGTAGCTCTGTCGGACGTGCCAGAGGACATGAGGGTCTCTGCTCTGGTAATCATGCCGGCTCTGAGCCGATGGTCTATGGTCTATGCTATCTTTGCTTTTCCTTATGCCAGGCCAGTTGGCACTGGGCAAGCCTTCAAGGAACAAACCAACTGGCAGGGTACGGCAATAGCTACGTTGATTGCCGCGCTGATATCAGCAGTGCTGGCCGGGTGGAGTGGCCTGGCTGTTATGGGTGCTCTTTGGCTGGTTATTTTCGGAGTGGCGGTATTCTTGAAGCGCAGATTGGGGGGGCTTACTGGTGACAGCTACGGTGCCCTCAATGAGCTATCCGAGGTTCTGGTGCTCATTCTGCTCCCCTTGCTAGCTGACGTTCTGAGCACCAATTTCATCGGGCCATGGAAGCTATTTGATTTTGCAAAATAG
- the cobU gene encoding bifunctional adenosylcobinamide kinase/adenosylcobinamide-phosphate guanylyltransferase: protein MPAQSKVRRSCLKVGRKCVLILGGARSGKSCLAQEMAQRLGEKALFVATGAPLDEEMRLRIEEHKKKRPRSWRTLEAGLGVGEKVMAEVRDAEVVIVDCVTLLVSNVLLATGGEGEAEPERIDYASAEGRVVAEIEGLIRCIKSTKATFIIVSNEVGMGVVPVYETGRAYRDLLGRANQLLAQQADDVYLMVAGIPWRLKGKD from the coding sequence ATGCCAGCTCAAAGCAAAGTAAGAAGGTCGTGCTTGAAGGTGGGTAGAAAATGCGTTCTCATTCTGGGAGGTGCCCGCAGCGGGAAGAGTTGCCTGGCCCAGGAGATGGCACAGCGGCTCGGTGAAAAGGCGCTGTTTGTGGCTACCGGCGCTCCCCTTGACGAGGAGATGAGATTGCGCATCGAGGAGCACAAAAAGAAACGGCCTCGAAGCTGGCGGACCCTGGAAGCAGGCCTTGGTGTGGGAGAGAAGGTAATGGCGGAGGTTCGGGACGCCGAAGTGGTGATTGTTGACTGTGTGACCCTTCTTGTTTCCAATGTCTTGCTAGCCACGGGTGGGGAGGGAGAGGCAGAGCCTGAACGGATAGACTATGCCAGTGCCGAGGGCAGAGTGGTCGCTGAGATAGAGGGGCTGATCAGGTGCATCAAGAGCACCAAGGCTACCTTTATTATTGTATCCAACGAGGTGGGCATGGGAGTAGTGCCCGTCTACGAGACAGGGCGGGCCTACCGTGATCTCCTGGGCAGGGCGAATCAGCTACTGGCGCAACAGGCTGATGACGTCTATCTAATGGTTGCCGGCATCCCGTGGCGTTTGAAGGGGAAAGACTGA